The Trypanosoma brucei gambiense DAL972 chromosome 10, complete sequence genome has a segment encoding these proteins:
- a CDS encoding mitochondrial carrier protein, putative: MLGRFDFLGKFRLYFVVVSRLFSFEGDYVAYRLFFVYFVFFTLSFLFVWSRRVVVEFSAFYFFCCFLGGVISGLAHTSMTPVDLVKCGVQVGLYNSMTDGFRSLWRNCGGCWFRSISVFTRGWVPTFFGYSSQGGLKFLLYELLKFWFCSRLEGSAASPMVLSYVSKLGIFVVSSGVAEIFADVALAPWEAVKIIIQTSNVAHTELSYFFPLVYSSEGIYGFYKGLPALWCRQVPYTVVKFLSFEVIVRLAYRYLLTSPSDPAPKYVQLLVSVISGVLAGFLCAAVSHPADTVVSKLNQRVEGSPAADKRKVVQIVRELGWSGLWKGVELRMMMTGALTALQWLLYDSFKVSVGLSATGGNGVRISNHVDSDGRPPGDNK; the protein is encoded by the coding sequence ATGTTAGGTCGATTTGATTTTTTAGGGAAATTTAGGCTCTATTTTGTGGTTGTGTCGCGGTTATTTTCATTTGAAGGTGATTATGTTGCttatcgtttgttttttgtttattttgttttttttactttatcttttttattcGTGTGGAGTAGGCGTGTTGTTGTCGAGTTTTccgcattttattttttttgttgctttcttggTGGTGTCATTAGTGGTTTGGCCCATACGTCCATGACTCCTGTTGATTTGGTAAAATGTGGTGTGCAGGTTGGACTGTACAATTCTATGACAGACGGTTTTCGCTCTTTGTGGAGGAATTGTGGTGGGTGTTGGTTTCGGTCGATTTCAGTGTTTACGAGAGGGTGGGTTCCTActttttttggttattcCTCACAGGGTGGTCtaaaatttttgttgtatgaGTTACTGAAGTTTTGGTTTTGCTCAAGGCTTGAAGGATCTGCCGCATCTCCGATGGTGCTCAGCTATGTTAGCAAATTGGGTATTTTTGTCGTCTCTAGCGGTGTAGCTGAGATCTTCGCCGACGTTGCTTTGGCACCCTGGGAGGCTGTCAAAATCATTATCCAAACATCAAATGTTGCCCATACGGAGTTGTCGTATTTCTTTCCGCTTGTGTACTCAAGTGAGGGTATCTATGGGTTTTATAAGGGTCTTCCGGCACTCTGGTGCCGACAGGTTCCCTACACCGTTGTCAAATTTCTCAGCTTCGAGGTTATTGTACGCCTGGCGTATCGCTATTTGTTAACGTCCCCTAGTGACCCCGCACCGAAGTACGTTCAGCTGTTGGTGTCGGTCATATCTGGTGTACTTGCCGGTTTCCTTTGTGCAGCAGTGTCTCATCCTGCAGACACGGTGGTGTCGAAGCTCAATCAGCGTGTAGAGGGTTCGCCCGCGGCGGACAAGAGGAAGGTGGTCCAGATTGTTCGGGAACTTGGGTGGAGTGGGCTGTGGAAAGGCGTTGAGCTCCGTATGATGATGACGGGAGCGTTGACAGCTTTGCAGTGGCTCCTATACGACAGTTTCAAGGTTTCTGTTGGTCTGTCAGCCACAGGTGGCAATGGGGTCCGCATCAGTAACCACGTCGACTCAGACGGTAGGCCCCCAGGAGATAATAAGTGA
- a CDS encoding histone H2B, putative — translation MATPKSTPAKTRKEAKKTRRQRKRTWNVYVSRSLRSINSQMSMTSRTMKIVNSFVNDLFERIAAEAATIVRVNRKRTLGARELQTAVRLVLPADLAKHAMAEGTKAVSHASS, via the coding sequence ATGGCCACTCCTAAGAGCACACCGGCCAAGACGCgcaaggaggcgaagaagacgCGGCGCCAGCGCAAGCGCACATGGAACGTCTACGTCAGCCGCTCACTCCGCTCGATCAACAGCCAGATGTCGATGACCAGCCGGACGATGAAGATCGTGAACTCATTTGTGAACGACCTGTTTGAGCGCATTGCTGCAGAGGCTGCTACGATCGTGCGTGTGAACCGGAAGCGGACCCTGGGCGCTCGCGAGTTGCAGACGGCTGTGCGCCTTGTGCTGCCTGCTGACCTCGCGAAGCACGCGATGGCAGAGGGGACGAAGGCTGTGTCACACGCTTCCAGCTAA
- a CDS encoding histone H2B, putative produces MPAPSFSSAKMRKEAKKKRRQRKRTWNVYVSRSLRSINSQMSMTSRTMKIVNSFVNDLFERIAAEAATIVRVNRKRTLGARELQTAVRLVLPADLAKHAMAEGTKAVSHASS; encoded by the coding sequence ATGCCCGCTCCTTCGTTCTCTTCTGCCAAGATGCgcaaggaggcgaagaagaagCGGCGCCAGCGCAAGCGCACATGGAACGTCTACGTCAGCCGCTCACTCCGCTCGATCAACAGCCAGATGTCGATGACCAGCCGGACGATGAAGATCGTGAACTCATTTGTGAACGACCTGTTTGAGCGCATTGCTGCAGAGGCTGCTACGATCGTGCGTGTGAACCGGAAGCGGACCCTGGGCGCTCGCGAGTTGCAGACGGCTGTGCGCCTTGTGCTGCCTGCTGACCTCGCGAAGCACGCGATGGCAGAGGGGACGAAGGCTGTGTCACACGCTTCCAGCTAA
- a CDS encoding histone H2B, putative: protein MATLRSTPAKTRKEPKKTRRQRKRTWNVYVSRSLRSINSQMSMTSRTMKIVNSFVNDLFERIAAEAATIVRVNRKRTLGARELQTAVRLVLPADLAKHAMAEGTKAVSHASS, encoded by the coding sequence ATGGCCACTCTTAGGAGCACACCGGCCAAGACGCGCAAGGAGCCGAAGAAGACGCGGCGCCAGCGCAAGCGCACATGGAACGTCTACGTCAGCCGCTCACTCCGCTCGATCAACAGCCAGATGTCGATGACCAGCCGGACGATGAAGATCGTGAACTCATTTGTGAACGACCTGTTTGAGCGCATTGCTGCAGAGGCTGCTACGATCGTGCGTGTGAACCGGAAGCGGACCCTGGGCGCTCGCGAGTTGCAGACGGCTGTGCGCCTTGTGCTGCCTGCTGACCTCGCGAAGCACGCGATGGCAGAGGGGACGAAGGCTGTGTCACACGCTTCCAGCTAA